In one Diceros bicornis minor isolate mBicDic1 chromosome 2, mDicBic1.mat.cur, whole genome shotgun sequence genomic region, the following are encoded:
- the LOC131411009 gene encoding 15 kDa protein B-like, whose protein sequence is MAGVWKALVLMVGLAAVACVAQRSLSYEEIVTLTLQFFNQGRQGQPLFGLLEAIPPPTSNFTTVIPLNFRIKERVCLSDGRRQPQDCAFREGGEERTCTGSFLMRRRIRIVTVNCVPDRER, encoded by the exons ATGGCAGGGGTCTGGAAGGCACTAGTGCTGATGGTAGGCTTGGCAGCGGTGGCCTGTGTGGCCCAGCGCAGTCTGAGCTATGAGGAGATTGTCACCCTGACCTTGCAGTTCTTCAATCAGGGGCGACAAGGACAGCCCCTCTTCGGCCTGCTGGAAGCCATCCCACCACCTACCTCG AACTTCACCACGGTGATCCCGCTCAACTTCAGGATTAAAGAGAGGGTGTGCCTTTCAGACGGGAGGAGACAGCCCCAAGACTGTGCCTTCAGGGAGGGCGGG GAGGAGCGAACCTGCACCGGCAGCTTCTTAATGCGGAGGCGTATCCGCATCGTGACGGTCAACTGCGTCCCGGACCGTGAGCGCTAG